A single region of the Gossypium arboreum isolate Shixiya-1 chromosome 12, ASM2569848v2, whole genome shotgun sequence genome encodes:
- the LOC108457631 gene encoding heat stress transcription factor A-7a, giving the protein MNQYFPLKEEFHCSNYSQYEDETPQPMEGLNDSGPPPFLYKTFNMVDDPSTNCVVSWSRGGSSFVVWDTHSLSSNLLPRFFKHNNFSSFVRQLNTYGFRKIDSEKWEFENEGFIKGQKHLLNSIKRRKNTSQTPVVIQQSLGFCVEDGEVDRLRRDRRVLMMELVKLRQQQHNTRAYIKAMERRLQGTEKKQQQMMCFLASAMQNPAFLNQLIQQKEKRMELEEAMCKKRRRLRPVSVVRVGESSRSSGGGSNPVKTEVLEFGDYGYEVKVMEALALEMQEGAGDKDENRERQGKELDQGFWEELLNERFEGGEDEDMNVNVLVDQLGYLGSTPK; this is encoded by the exons atGAATCAGTATTTTCCTTTAAAGGAAGAGTTCCATTGTTCGAATTACTCGCAGTACGAAGATGAGACGCCGCAACCTATGGAGGGTCTCAACGATTCAGGGCCTCCGCCGTTTCTGTATAAGACGTTTAACATGGTGGACGATCCAAGTACTAACTGTGTAGTGTCTTGGAGCAGAGGAGGTAGCAGCTTCGTTGTATGGGATACTCACTCTCTTTCTAGTAATCTCCTCCCTAGATTTTTCAAGCACAATAATTTCTCCAGTTTCGTTAGGCAGCTCAATACTTAT GGTTTTCGAAAGATTGATTCAGAGAAATGGGAGTTTGAAAATGAAGGGTTTATCAAGGGCCAGAAGCATCTCCTGAACAGTATCAAGAGAAGAAAGAACACATCTCAAACGCCAGTAGTAATTCAACAATCTCTAGGCTTTTGTGTTGAAGATGGTGAAGTGGATCGCTTGAGGCGAGACAGGCGGGTTCTAATGATGGAACTAGTGAAGCTAAGACAGCAGCAACACAACACTCGAGCTTATATTAAGGCCATGGAACGAAGGCTCCAAGGCACTGAAAAGAAGCAGCAGCAAATGATGTGTTTCTTGGCTAGCGCAATGCAGAATCCAGCTTTTCTGAATCAGTTAATACAACAAAAGGAGAAAAGAATGGAGCTTGAAGAAGCCATGTGTAAGAAAAGGAGACGGCTACGGCCTGTTAGCGTCGTCCGCGTAGGTGAATCGAGCCGAAGTAGCGGAGGAGGATCAAACCCTGTTAAGACTGAAGTTTTGGAGTTTGGTGACTATGGATACGAAGTAAAAGTAATGGAAGCACTTGCATTGGAAATGCAAGAGGGAGCAGGTGACAAGGACGAAAATCGAGAGAGACAGGGCAAAGAACTCGATCAAGGATTTTGGGAAGAGTTATTGAATGAGAGGTTCGAAGGAGGTGAAGATGAAGAtatgaatgtgaatgtgttggTTGATCAATTGGGTTATTTGGGTTCAACTCCAAAGTAG